The Flavobacteriales bacterium nucleotide sequence GATTTGAATAACATTCAAAAAGAACTTTATTCGAAGTATAAAACCAAATACGGCAAATAATTAATCCGGAAAATCCATGATCCGAATTTCCAATGAAATGGATCGCTTCATACAAACTTTTTCAATCACCCGGTGATAAGGAAGCAATTGTGTATCGATTTCGGGGGATGAGCTAAAAAACACGATGGAAGTAGTTTCTTTTGGGATTTGCTTTTCCATTTTCTCTACCATGTGCTCCACTTCATTTTCCTGCAAAAGATGGTCGTACCACGGAACGTTATCAGAGGCAGCTATCATGCCGAATTCGCCGGAGAAAATGTACAATGGAAAACCTTCGTGCTGGGCGGATTTTTCTACGTGTAAAATACGTTGACTAATATATCTCTCCCTGGCAGGAAGCATTTGAGAATCGCTTCGTTTGTTGGCGGAACAATAGGTGAGATAAATCCGCATTTATTTTTTTAAACGACGCTTTTTATAGGCCAGCACTCCCCACACAATGAGCAGGAGTAAAACCGACATTCCGATTGAGGTGTACAACCAGTTGATGCTATTCTTCAACACAATCACCAGAACGATTAAAAACAAAAAGATCGTTGCTACTTCATTCCAAAAACGCAGAAACATGCCATTATGTTTGTACTCGTCCTTTTGAAGCGATTTAAAAATAGCGTGACAATAAAAATGATAAGCAAAAAGTCCGCTAACCAAAGCAAGTTTAACATGGATAAAACCGTAGTGCAGCAATTCCGGATTCAGAAAGAACATGGTACTTCCAAAAATGGCGGTGAGGATCATTCCCGGCCAGGTAATACCGAACCAAAGAGGACGCTGAATTTTTTTCAGATAGGGTATAAGCACCTTTTTTTCTTCTTCAGAGGCTTCAAGGGCTTCGGTTTGATAAATGAATAAACGCACAATGTAAAACAGTCCCGCAAACCAGGTAACCATAAAAATAATGTGCAGGGCTTTTATTGCAGTGTAGTACTCCATCGGTTGCGACAAATGTAAAAAAATAAAGCGTCCTTATGTTGTTACTGCATCAGGCTTGGGTATCTTTGCAGTATCATGAAAACAAAAAATCCTTCCGCCAAACGCAGTAAAACGCCAAAAGATACCCTGGCCGTAACCACAAAAATCGTATTGCCCAACGATACGAATACCTTGGGAAATTTGTTTGGTGGACAATTACTCGCCTGGATGGATGAAATAGCCGCCATTTCGGCTCATCGTCATTGTAAACGGGTAGTGGTAACGGCATCCATCTCCAATGTTTCGTTCAATAGTCCCATTAAACACGCCGATATCGTAACACTCGAAGCCAAGGTTTCCCGGGCATTTACCAGCTCTATGGAAGTAGTGGTGGACGTATTTGTGGAAGATAATGTAACAGGAGTGCGTACAAAATGCAATGAGGCCATTTATACCTTTGTAGCGGTGGATCAAAACGGAGCTCCAATTGAAGTCCCCGAATTGATTCCGGAAACCGACGAAGAAATAAAACGATTCAACGGAGCATTGCGTCGCAGACAACTTTCATTAATTCTGGCAGGTAAAATGAGTCCGGATGAAGCGACAGAATTGCGCGCTTTATTTGTGAAAGATTAATGAAGCAATTCGTTTAATTGCTCAATAA carries:
- a CDS encoding CopD family protein, with protein sequence MEYYTAIKALHIIFMVTWFAGLFYIVRLFIYQTEALEASEEEKKVLIPYLKKIQRPLWFGITWPGMILTAIFGSTMFFLNPELLHYGFIHVKLALVSGLFAYHFYCHAIFKSLQKDEYKHNGMFLRFWNEVATIFLFLIVLVIVLKNSINWLYTSIGMSVLLLLIVWGVLAYKKRRLKK
- a CDS encoding acyl-CoA thioesterase; the encoded protein is MKTKNPSAKRSKTPKDTLAVTTKIVLPNDTNTLGNLFGGQLLAWMDEIAAISAHRHCKRVVVTASISNVSFNSPIKHADIVTLEAKVSRAFTSSMEVVVDVFVEDNVTGVRTKCNEAIYTFVAVDQNGAPIEVPELIPETDEEIKRFNGALRRRQLSLILAGKMSPDEATELRALFVKD